A DNA window from Jaculus jaculus isolate mJacJac1 chromosome 1, mJacJac1.mat.Y.cur, whole genome shotgun sequence contains the following coding sequences:
- the LOC101611600 gene encoding olfactory receptor 1Q1, with the protein MDNISWTSVSHFVLLGISTHPDEQIPLFLLFLFMYTINISGNFAIIALIISAPHLHTPMYIFLSNLALADICFTSTTVPKMLLNIFSTTKAISYMGCLAQTYFFICFAAMENFLLAVMAYDRYIAICHPLCYPTKLTRTVCAHMVALCHILSHLHALLHTFLMGRLVFCADNRIPHFFCDLYPLMKISCSSTHLNTLMIHTEGVIVINGALAFIIASYTFIISVVLRIPSAKGKWRAFSTCGSHLTVVAIFYGTLTWVYFRPLSSYSVTNGRIVTVMYTVVTPMLNPFIYSLRNGDVKEAFKKMMRRM; encoded by the coding sequence ATGGACAATATCAGCTGGACCAGTGTGTCCCATTTTGTTCTCTTGGGCATTTCTACACACCCAGATGAACAGATAccactcttccttctttttcttttcatgtacACAATAAACATTTCTGGCAATTTTGCCATCATTGCACTCATTATCTCAGCTCCTCACCTCCACACCCCCATGTACATTTTCCTCAGTAACTTGGCTTTGGCAGATATCTGCTTCACCTCTACCACTGTCCCCAAGATGCTGCTGAATATTTTCTCAACTACAAAGGCCATTTCCTACATGGGCTGCTTAGCccagacttatttttttatttgctttgcagCCATGGAAAATTTCCTTTTGGCTGTGATGGCCTATGACAGGTACATCGCCATCTGCCACCCTCTCTGTTACCCCACAAAACTTACCAGAACggtgtgtgcacacatggtgGCTCTGTGTCATATCCTCTCCCACCTTCATGCACTACTGCACACCTTTCTCATGGGCCGACTGGTCTTCTGTGCAGATAACAGGATCCCCCACTTCTTCTGTGACCTCTATCCTCTGATGAAGATCTCCTGCTCCAGCACCCACCTCAACACCTTGATGATTCACACAGAAGGGGTCATTGTCATCAATGGAGCTCTGGCCTTCATCATTGCCTCCTACACCTTTATCATCTCAGTGGTCCTTCGGATCCCCTCAGCCAAAGGCAAATGGAGAGCCTTTTCTACCTGCGGCTCCCACCTCACTGTGGTGGCCATATTCTATGGTACCCTCACATGGGTCTACTTCAGGCCCCTTTCCAGCTATTCAGTGACTAATGGTCGCATTGTGACTGTCATGTACACAGTGGTGACTCCCATGTTGAACCCCTTCATCTATAGCCTGAGGAATGGGGATGTCAAAGAAGCCTTCAAGAAGATGATGAGAAGAATGTAG